In Candida orthopsilosis Co 90-125, chromosome 4 draft sequence, the genomic stretch AGGAGTCAAAGCCGAATCGTTCAAGGAGGGAGATAAATTTTACATTGGACCTGATAAACTTTTACCATTGGAAAGATTTTTGCCTAAACCTCCATCGATAGGACCTAAACCAAAGAGAAAACctggtgctggtggttCTGGTGGCCGTGGTGGCCGTGGCGGAAGCAGAGGTGGCTTTGGTGGTCGTGGTGGAGCTAGAGGTGGAAGTAGGGGAGGCTTTGGTGGCTCAAGAGGTGGTTTCGGCGGTCGTGGTGGCTCAAGAGGAGGAAGTAGGGGAGGTTTTGGTGGTCGTGGTGGATCCCGCGGCGGATCTAGAGGTGGAAGAGGAAGATTTTAAAGATAAAGAATAGTTGATTAAAGTGTCATCTCAGGAGCAATACTTTATAGCAGGTAACTCATTAATGCCGTTATTAGATATCATTATGTATACAACTTTTGCGTTATAATAAAATGTACATGTCGTGCTGCGcttatttgaatatttaaGAGAATTTGACTCAACGCACTTTAAATTTTCTCAACTTCTCTTAATGTCACCACCGATGTTTCACACATGATCACCATACGATATTCTGTACTCATAGGTGCGTTTCTTCTCGTCTGAAAATCAATCGACACTACTAACAAGTTAGTTTTCATCTTGTCTTTGATTGGAGCAAGCTATTTAGGGTTTTCCCTGATCAACCTCACCCACGACAAACTCATACACTTTGCCACGTTTTTTATCCTCACTActgaattctttttcatctttcGGACCAGATCATTAAAACAACTAAGCTACCTTACGTTCGTGGTATGCAGCCTATGTGGTGGTATCGGACTGGAGTTTCTACAACACATGGTCAATATGAAGAGGGTGTTTGATCCAATGGATATATTGTGCAATCTCGCAGGGAGCATTTTTGGTTTGTCTTTATCGATAGTTTACCAAAGTTATGGTGAAGGAATAAAAAAGACGCAACCAGTCGagattgaattgatttgagtAGATTGTGCACTACATTGTTGTGTTTGGCATTGTTGGGAGCTCCT encodes the following:
- a CDS encoding Gar1 H/ACA snoRNP pseudouridylase complex protein; this encodes MNRGRGGFRGGRGGAGGRPNFQQGPPDTVLEMGSFMQACEGDIVCRSINVKIPYFNAPIYLENKTQVGKVDEILGPLNEVFFTIKPSEGVKAESFKEGDKFYIGPDKLLPLERFLPKPPSIGPKPKRKPGAGGSGGRGGRGGSRGGFGGRGGARGGSRGGFGGSRGGFGGRGGSRGGSRGGFGGRGGSRGGSRGGRGRF